A genome region from Megalobrama amblycephala isolate DHTTF-2021 linkage group LG18, ASM1881202v1, whole genome shotgun sequence includes the following:
- the mat2b gene encoding methionine adenosyltransferase 2 subunit beta isoform X2, which yields MPGFNYGDDQDEVYTPYRRVLVTGATGLLGRAVYKEFKNNDWDALGCGYNRARPCFLKCNLLDEDAVRGVIQGFQPHVIVHCAAERRPDVVERHTEAAMNLNVHACTTLAKEAGGIFLIYISTDYVFDGRNPPYGENDAPNPLNLYGKSKLEGEREILRHCPGAAILRVPILFGEVEKAEESAVTVLWDRVQEGAESCTIDHCQQRFPTYTNDVARVCRNMAERALQDPSLRGIFHYSAKEQMTKYEIACAIADAFNLPSSHLIPMTEQPAGAGAQRPQNAQLECSRLELLGLSVESTPFKTAIRDSLWPFQHDKRWRQTVFH from the exons ATGCCTGGTTTTAACTACGGGGATGATCAG GATGAAGTCTACACGCCATACCGGCGTGTGCTTGTAACTGGTGCAACAGGGCTGCTGGGCCGTGCTGTTTATAAAGAGTTCAAGAACAATGACTGGGATgctttggggtgtggctacaaCCGTGCCCGGCCTTGCTTCCTGAAGTGTAATCTCTTAGATGAAGACGCAGTGCGTGGGGTCATTCAGGGCTTTCAG CCTCATGTTATTGTGCACTGTGCTGCTGAGAGGAGGCCGGACGTGGTGGAGCGTCATACTGAAGCAGCCATGAACCTGAATGTGCACGCATGCACTACTCTGGCCAAAGAAGCAG GTGGCATCTTCCTCATCTACATCAGTACAGATTATGTATTTGATGGACGTAATCCTCCCTATGGAGAAAACGATGCCCCCAATCCTTTGAATTTGTATGGGAAGTCCAAGCTAGAGGGCGAAAGGGAGATTCTCAGACACTGCCCAG GTGCAGCAATACTGCGAGTGCCCATTCTGTTCGGAGAGGTGGAGAAGGCTGAAGAGAGCGCAGTGACCGTTTTGTGGGACCGTGTTCAGGAGGGAGCCGAGAGCTGCACCATAGACCACTGTCAGCAACGCTTCCCCACCTACACTAATGATGTGGCACGTGTCTGTCGGAACATGGCAGAGAGAGCCCTTCAG GATCCATCATTGCGTGGAATCTTCCATTACTCTGCCAAAGAGCAGATGACCAAATATGAGATAGCCTGTGCAATTGCAGATGCTTTCAACTTGCCTAGCAGTCATCTAATACCA atGACAGAGCAGCCTGCTGGAGCAGGAGCTCAGAGGCCACAAAACGCCCAGTTAGAGTGCTCACGTTTGGAGCTCCTCGGCCTGAGCGTGGAGTCCACCCCTTTCAAGACTGCCATAAGAGACAGCCTATGGCCCTTCCAGCATGACAAACGATGGAGGCAGACCGTCTTTCATTAA
- the mat2b gene encoding methionine adenosyltransferase 2 subunit beta isoform X1: MSIRDKELKIHFKPGHVELVQDEVYTPYRRVLVTGATGLLGRAVYKEFKNNDWDALGCGYNRARPCFLKCNLLDEDAVRGVIQGFQPHVIVHCAAERRPDVVERHTEAAMNLNVHACTTLAKEAGGIFLIYISTDYVFDGRNPPYGENDAPNPLNLYGKSKLEGEREILRHCPGAAILRVPILFGEVEKAEESAVTVLWDRVQEGAESCTIDHCQQRFPTYTNDVARVCRNMAERALQDPSLRGIFHYSAKEQMTKYEIACAIADAFNLPSSHLIPMTEQPAGAGAQRPQNAQLECSRLELLGLSVESTPFKTAIRDSLWPFQHDKRWRQTVFH; encoded by the exons ATGAGTATCAGAGATAAAGAGCTTAAGATACATTTCAAACCCGGGCACGTTGAGCTTGTTCAG GATGAAGTCTACACGCCATACCGGCGTGTGCTTGTAACTGGTGCAACAGGGCTGCTGGGCCGTGCTGTTTATAAAGAGTTCAAGAACAATGACTGGGATgctttggggtgtggctacaaCCGTGCCCGGCCTTGCTTCCTGAAGTGTAATCTCTTAGATGAAGACGCAGTGCGTGGGGTCATTCAGGGCTTTCAG CCTCATGTTATTGTGCACTGTGCTGCTGAGAGGAGGCCGGACGTGGTGGAGCGTCATACTGAAGCAGCCATGAACCTGAATGTGCACGCATGCACTACTCTGGCCAAAGAAGCAG GTGGCATCTTCCTCATCTACATCAGTACAGATTATGTATTTGATGGACGTAATCCTCCCTATGGAGAAAACGATGCCCCCAATCCTTTGAATTTGTATGGGAAGTCCAAGCTAGAGGGCGAAAGGGAGATTCTCAGACACTGCCCAG GTGCAGCAATACTGCGAGTGCCCATTCTGTTCGGAGAGGTGGAGAAGGCTGAAGAGAGCGCAGTGACCGTTTTGTGGGACCGTGTTCAGGAGGGAGCCGAGAGCTGCACCATAGACCACTGTCAGCAACGCTTCCCCACCTACACTAATGATGTGGCACGTGTCTGTCGGAACATGGCAGAGAGAGCCCTTCAG GATCCATCATTGCGTGGAATCTTCCATTACTCTGCCAAAGAGCAGATGACCAAATATGAGATAGCCTGTGCAATTGCAGATGCTTTCAACTTGCCTAGCAGTCATCTAATACCA atGACAGAGCAGCCTGCTGGAGCAGGAGCTCAGAGGCCACAAAACGCCCAGTTAGAGTGCTCACGTTTGGAGCTCCTCGGCCTGAGCGTGGAGTCCACCCCTTTCAAGACTGCCATAAGAGACAGCCTATGGCCCTTCCAGCATGACAAACGATGGAGGCAGACCGTCTTTCATTAA